ATGATCCGGCTCCATCGCAGTCACTTGTACTGTGAAACGATTCATGTGCTCACGGCCGTCTCCGTCGATATCTGCGATTCGATAGTAGTACGTTTCACCGGGTTGAACGGTACGATCTATCCAGTGATAGTTCATTTGCTCGGAAGTTGTTCCACGACCGGTGATTATTCCACTTACAGCTTCGTAATCCGATTCACGATTCGTTGACCGGAAGATACGAAATCCGGCATTATTCGATTCCGATTCGACCCGCCAGTTCAAAGTAATGCGATCACTGGCTGGTGTCGCGGTAAAACTGGTCATCGCAACCGGCAACGGGGGTTCAAACTCAATTTGTGAGAAATTCGATAACTGTGCGGTTGTCGACCAATCAGTAGCATTCCAACCAGTTGGGAGCTGATCCTGTGCATTATCGGAGCCGCCATTTCCTGTAGTCCAAGCTGTAACCCAGAATGTTGGTGGATTGCCGATGGACGCTAACGGAATAGCAAACTCTAATCCCGAGCCAAGTACTCCAGCATCCAATGCCATCGACCCAATGTTGAAGTAAGTTGGTCCTGACCACGAACCACCCGTCCAAGTCCAGTACTGGTGATCATTCCCATTTCCACCTTCAAATGGTGCCTGATCCACCCAGCAGTTCAAGCTATACTCGATGCGATGGGGATCGTTGTAATTCACATTACGAGTCCAAGGGTCGGTTGCACCGCCCATTCCAGGAAGACTGTTTACATCGAATCCAATGATGTACTTACCCCAGTTTGTTGCACCAAGGTTAGCATTCACTATGAGATACAAGTACACATTCGTATTGTCATAACAAGCATACATCGAACCCAAATCCATAACGGCGTTGCCGTTACCATCTACTTCAATTTCAGATGTGACATACCCATAAATCGGATCTATACCACCATCGATAACCGGCGTTCCGAATGGCACTTCGATAGCCCAAACTGGAACAGCTATTGAAATTACTATTAATGACAAGAACAAGCGCTTCATACGCTCCTCCTTCGATAAAGTTAAACCACTTACTTCACAACGGTTTA
This portion of the bacterium genome encodes:
- a CDS encoding T9SS type A sorting domain-containing protein, with product MKRLFLSLIVISIAVPVWAIEVPFGTPVIDGGIDPIYGYVTSEIEVDGNGNAVMDLGSMYACYDNTNVYLYLIVNANLGATNWGKYIIGFDVNSLPGMGGATDPWTRNVNYNDPHRIEYSLNCWVDQAPFEGGNGNDHQYWTWTGGSWSGPTYFNIGSMALDAGVLGSGLEFAIPLASIGNPPTFWVTAWTTGNGGSDNAQDQLPTGWNATDWSTTAQLSNFSQIEFEPPLPVAMTSFTATPASDRITLNWRVESESNNAGFRIFRSTNRESDYEAVSGIITGRGTTSEQMNYHWIDRTVQPGETYYYRIADIDGDGREHMNRFTVQVTAMEPDHNSAMPKVYLMQNAPNPFNNTTNIGFQITTPENLTVALYDLSGRLVKTIASGSYSAGSHTVTLNATGLSAGMYFYRLTTESGFTTQKKLAYLK